The following coding sequences are from one Desulfosporosinus orientis DSM 765 window:
- a CDS encoding bile acid:sodium symporter family protein, protein MLNRFAAWNSWLGRRMFLLVIAAIGAGFITAIPKSALTSRLVVILFAYMTFISALDTSIKDFFRVLKKPWIAVWILILVHFVMPFVAWGIGIIFYPQDIYTRTGFLIQAAIPIAVTSLIWTSIVSGDMALSIVAITMDTIISPFLLPLFFSIVLGKTVQLDYISMIWELMLMVSLPSLTGMIIHDLTNNRLSKLTSSIGGFSSKIAIFLMVALNAGSIVPEIHWDLGLARLLVIIGLLVACGFILGFLGSLPLRQINPATLVTMVYTIGMRNISFGVVLAMAYFPVKVAVPVTLATFFQHPIAGIVAQLFKKHGKIDSIA, encoded by the coding sequence ATGCTGAATAGATTTGCTGCTTGGAATAGTTGGTTAGGCCGGCGCATGTTTCTTCTTGTTATCGCGGCTATAGGTGCAGGTTTTATAACAGCCATTCCAAAGTCTGCCCTGACCAGCAGGTTGGTTGTAATTTTGTTTGCCTATATGACGTTTATTAGTGCCCTGGACACCAGTATTAAAGACTTTTTCCGAGTTTTAAAAAAACCTTGGATTGCTGTTTGGATTCTCATTCTGGTTCATTTCGTTATGCCGTTTGTTGCTTGGGGTATAGGAATAATTTTCTATCCGCAAGACATTTATACAAGGACCGGCTTTTTAATTCAAGCCGCCATTCCCATTGCGGTAACATCGTTAATTTGGACTTCAATTGTAAGTGGTGATATGGCCCTTTCCATCGTCGCGATTACAATGGATACAATTATCAGCCCTTTCTTATTGCCGCTGTTTTTCTCGATAGTACTTGGGAAGACAGTTCAATTAGATTATATAAGTATGATTTGGGAGCTCATGTTAATGGTATCCCTGCCTAGTCTTACAGGTATGATCATTCATGATTTGACAAACAATCGTCTGTCAAAATTGACAAGTTCTATCGGCGGATTTTCATCGAAAATAGCCATATTTTTGATGGTGGCATTAAATGCCGGCAGTATCGTACCGGAAATACATTGGGATCTTGGCCTTGCTAGGCTGCTGGTGATAATCGGCCTTTTAGTAGCATGCGGCTTCATATTAGGATTTCTCGGCTCTTTACCCCTCCGCCAGATCAATCCTGCGACGCTGGTAACAATGGTCTACACCATAGGGATGCGTAATATCTCTTTTGGGGTTGTCCTGGCTATGGCATATTTTCCGGTTAAGGTCGCTGTGCCGGTTACTTTGGCAACCTTTTTCCAGCATCCTATCGCAGGCATAGTCGCTCAACTATTTAAAAAACATGGTAAAATCGACTCAATAGCATAA
- a CDS encoding TSUP family transporter — translation MISSIIIICIFGFLSAAVDAISGGGGLISLPALLLVGIPPHLALGINKFASSMGSFNSSLTFARSGKVNFQLVKWLVPFTFLGASLGVWSVLRISPDFLNKIVPILVIFVGIYTLINKNLGIENRFNGYKTSSLLLGIVFAFSLGFYDGFFGPGTGSFLIFAFISVYGFDFVSASANSKVLNFTSNLASLILFAWNGKILYQYGIPMAIAMIIGSQVGTRLAITRGARLVKPIFLTMSFLVSLKLMIW, via the coding sequence ATGATTTCAAGTATAATAATTATATGTATTTTTGGTTTTCTGTCAGCAGCCGTCGATGCGATTTCGGGAGGCGGCGGGCTGATAAGCTTACCTGCTCTCTTACTGGTTGGAATACCGCCGCACCTGGCTTTAGGTATCAATAAGTTTGCTTCCTCCATGGGCTCGTTTAACAGTTCGCTGACATTTGCCCGTTCAGGAAAAGTAAATTTTCAGTTGGTTAAATGGTTAGTGCCTTTTACTTTCCTGGGAGCTTCTTTAGGTGTGTGGTCTGTTCTCAGAATCAGTCCGGACTTTCTGAATAAAATAGTCCCTATTCTGGTTATTTTTGTGGGGATTTATACTCTTATCAACAAAAATTTAGGAATAGAAAATAGATTTAATGGCTATAAAACCTCAAGTTTACTCCTAGGAATAGTCTTTGCTTTTTCTTTGGGATTCTATGATGGGTTTTTTGGTCCAGGCACGGGTTCATTTCTTATATTTGCTTTTATATCTGTATACGGCTTTGATTTTGTTTCAGCTTCAGCGAATTCTAAAGTCCTTAATTTTACGAGCAACCTGGCTTCCTTGATCCTTTTTGCCTGGAATGGGAAAATCTTATATCAATACGGAATTCCCATGGCGATAGCCATGATTATCGGATCCCAGGTAGGGACGAGGCTGGCAATCACTAGGGGCGCCAGATTAGTAAAACCGATATTTCTGACTATGTCATTCCTGGTATCCCTGAAATTGATGATTTGGTAA
- a CDS encoding fumarylacetoacetate hydrolase family protein, translating to MTIKNIFCVGRNYPLHAKELNNAIPSEPLLFSKPSHAVAEANNNEIILPQSYGEIHHELEFVIHISRSYEPGLKVDDLIDKIALGIDFTLRDVQNELKKKGYPWLLAKGFPNSAVLTTWTSFSGLEDFAKSDFTLEINEKEVQRGNIKDLLFDIPTLLEYIAKHFGLGEGDIIFTGTPAGVGPVSDGDHLVMKWNQTKMGEFTVKLK from the coding sequence ATGACAATTAAAAACATCTTTTGTGTAGGACGAAATTACCCTTTACATGCCAAAGAACTCAATAATGCGATTCCCAGCGAGCCGCTTCTCTTTTCAAAGCCGTCTCATGCTGTTGCCGAAGCCAATAACAATGAAATTATTCTGCCCCAAAGTTATGGCGAGATTCACCATGAACTTGAGTTTGTAATTCATATCTCCAGAAGTTATGAGCCGGGACTAAAAGTCGATGATCTTATTGATAAAATAGCCCTTGGCATTGATTTTACCTTAAGGGATGTGCAGAACGAACTAAAGAAAAAAGGTTACCCGTGGCTCCTGGCGAAGGGCTTTCCCAATTCTGCTGTCCTAACAACTTGGACTTCTTTTTCAGGCTTAGAGGATTTTGCGAAGAGCGATTTTACCCTTGAAATAAACGAGAAAGAGGTTCAGCGAGGTAATATTAAAGATTTGTTATTTGATATACCGACACTTCTGGAATATATAGCTAAGCACTTTGGTCTTGGTGAAGGGGATATTATATTTACAGGAACGCCTGCCGGCGTAGGTCCGGTGTCTGATGGAGATCATTTAGTAATGAAGTGGAATCAGACGAAAATGGGAGAATTTACGGTTAAACTTAAGTAA
- a CDS encoding tripartite tricarboxylate transporter substrate binding protein — MKKKTFFRKAALSGLVLTLALTLTACGTANQSSTTGSSNQAASNYPTKPITVLQGFKAGGGSDQLAQMTQPYLQKIIGQTFVNQYIPGATGAIAWTQLAKQTKNDGYTISITNTPMLMTNYLMNSDIKYSIDELTPIANVVTDPGILVVSKDSPFKNYQDFVDYVKAHPGQLTIGNSGTGGDDFFSILQWEKATGLSVKQIPFQGDGPSWQAAAGNKVQASSTNLGVVYSQVKAGNVRALALYAENRNDLLPDVPTLKELGVDMVAGSSRGYSAPKGIPDDVKQKLEDAFTQMAKDPEFQKGLHDAALPIDLKVGDDYAKYLKDQETTFKDIWDSVKDQVAAQK, encoded by the coding sequence GTGAAAAAGAAGACGTTTTTTAGAAAGGCTGCTCTCTCAGGGCTGGTATTGACCCTGGCCTTAACCCTAACGGCCTGCGGAACTGCAAATCAGTCCTCAACCACAGGTTCTTCGAACCAAGCAGCTTCAAATTATCCCACCAAACCGATCACTGTCTTACAAGGATTTAAAGCCGGCGGCGGAAGTGATCAGCTGGCCCAAATGACTCAGCCCTATTTGCAGAAAATTATCGGGCAAACCTTTGTAAACCAATATATACCTGGAGCAACGGGGGCCATTGCCTGGACACAGCTGGCCAAACAAACTAAAAATGATGGCTACACGATCAGTATTACCAATACACCTATGTTAATGACCAACTACCTGATGAACTCCGATATTAAGTACAGCATTGACGAACTTACGCCAATTGCTAATGTTGTTACCGACCCTGGAATTCTCGTAGTTTCTAAGGACAGTCCCTTTAAAAACTATCAAGACTTTGTGGACTATGTTAAAGCACATCCGGGACAACTTACCATTGGGAATTCGGGAACAGGGGGAGATGACTTTTTCTCAATTCTGCAATGGGAAAAAGCCACAGGCCTAAGCGTAAAACAAATTCCCTTCCAGGGAGACGGTCCGTCATGGCAAGCTGCAGCAGGAAATAAGGTTCAAGCAAGCTCCACTAACCTGGGAGTAGTATACAGCCAGGTAAAAGCCGGAAACGTCAGAGCATTGGCTTTATATGCTGAGAATAGAAACGACCTGCTTCCGGATGTTCCTACCCTGAAAGAACTTGGTGTTGACATGGTGGCCGGTTCTTCCCGCGGTTACAGTGCTCCCAAAGGAATCCCTGACGATGTCAAACAGAAACTGGAAGACGCTTTTACTCAAATGGCCAAAGATCCGGAATTCCAAAAGGGATTACATGATGCAGCCCTGCCCATCGACCTTAAAGTAGGGGACGATTATGCTAAATATCTCAAAGATCAGGAAACGACCTTTAAAGACATTTGGGATTCAGTAAAGGATCAAGTCGCAGCTCAAAAATAA
- a CDS encoding TIGR04076 family protein, whose product MAVFNEDKIKIEVLNSQCKLYQPGDQIVIDGPLIDFESSNHVCVTALNAMYPFVFALRKKVTPEALGFDGDVTVQCPDYCAPVVFKLCQFTGK is encoded by the coding sequence ATGGCTGTTTTTAATGAGGATAAAATCAAAATCGAAGTTTTAAACTCCCAATGTAAATTATATCAGCCAGGCGATCAGATAGTGATTGACGGACCGCTCATTGATTTCGAGTCCTCTAATCATGTTTGTGTTACAGCTCTAAATGCCATGTATCCCTTTGTTTTCGCCTTGCGTAAGAAAGTGACTCCAGAGGCTTTAGGATTTGATGGAGATGTGACGGTTCAGTGCCCGGATTATTGTGCGCCGGTGGTTTTTAAGCTTTGCCAATTTACTGGGAAATAA
- a CDS encoding sigma-54-dependent Fis family transcriptional regulator — MRPKLCLLAPNEDIAHTAENVIKEREFNCDILIGNLKTKGIELAKQALKAGCEAIISRGGTFLRIQEEITEIPAVQIKVSTIDLLKALHAASYFSYKVGVVGYSNTIYEASSVGKYLKLEIIEIPIDSSIILQDRLKEEVNQGLEVIVGDTMASNLASNLGIQGILIASGKRAIYEALSQAEDLAILRRKEAISQQRISTILNKLSEGILATDSGQRITHCNPAAEKFLGLSAGDMLNKNIEGILNGAYNNNELITIKGQQYILTIEHIQDHGVRNGEVFTLKPVKEIQDMETKLRRKQHSRGLIAKYTFNDIVGQSESLIQTIHKAKRISKSSATVLIIGKTGVGKEMFAQSIHNESPRNRGPFVAVNCAALPESILESELFGYVEGSFTDANKGGKMGLFELAHRGTIFLDEIGDMSLSVQAKVLRVIQEKEVVRLGGDRVIPVDIRVIAATNVDLWDAVNDGRFRQDLYYRINVLRVDIPSLSERGQDALLLTEFFLNKLNPSIQVKEGALKPLLDHDWPGNVRELYNFVEQITVLQEDNALDESAVRKFLAFSVKGNKVSNAKRIGNFSKRLTDEEILETLEQCRGNQAMTCEILGINRSTLWRRLKKLEVNS, encoded by the coding sequence ATGCGGCCAAAGTTATGTCTCCTTGCACCCAATGAAGATATTGCCCATACAGCAGAAAACGTTATTAAGGAGAGAGAATTTAATTGCGACATACTAATTGGCAATTTGAAAACGAAAGGGATTGAACTTGCTAAGCAGGCACTTAAAGCAGGCTGCGAAGCAATCATTAGCCGCGGCGGAACCTTTTTAAGAATTCAAGAAGAGATCACTGAGATCCCAGCAGTTCAGATAAAAGTTTCAACGATTGATTTGTTGAAAGCTTTACACGCGGCCTCATATTTCAGTTACAAGGTTGGTGTCGTCGGTTATTCCAATACAATTTATGAAGCTTCGTCAGTGGGAAAGTATCTTAAACTGGAAATCATAGAAATTCCCATCGACAGCTCTATTATATTGCAGGATCGTCTTAAAGAAGAAGTTAATCAAGGCTTAGAAGTGATCGTCGGTGATACGATGGCAAGCAATCTGGCTTCAAATTTAGGAATTCAAGGAATTCTGATTGCCTCAGGGAAGAGAGCTATCTATGAAGCTCTGAGCCAAGCGGAAGACCTGGCAATTCTGCGCAGAAAAGAAGCCATATCCCAGCAGAGGATCAGCACCATTTTAAACAAGCTTTCAGAAGGAATCTTGGCAACGGACAGCGGGCAGAGAATAACCCATTGTAATCCCGCAGCCGAAAAGTTCCTGGGATTGTCAGCAGGGGATATGCTTAATAAGAACATCGAAGGTATTCTTAATGGGGCCTACAATAATAACGAACTAATTACAATTAAAGGTCAACAATATATTTTGACTATTGAACACATCCAAGATCACGGAGTCAGAAACGGAGAAGTGTTTACCCTGAAGCCTGTCAAGGAAATTCAAGATATGGAAACTAAGTTAAGGAGAAAGCAGCATAGCCGTGGTTTAATTGCAAAATATACCTTTAATGACATTGTTGGTCAAAGTGAATCCTTGATCCAGACTATTCATAAAGCAAAGCGCATCAGCAAATCCAGCGCCACTGTGCTCATTATCGGCAAAACCGGGGTTGGCAAAGAAATGTTTGCTCAAAGCATACACAATGAAAGCCCCAGAAATCGGGGGCCTTTTGTAGCCGTTAATTGTGCCGCTCTCCCGGAATCAATACTGGAGAGTGAATTATTTGGATATGTCGAAGGCAGTTTTACGGATGCCAACAAGGGCGGGAAAATGGGTTTGTTCGAATTAGCCCATCGGGGGACCATTTTCCTTGACGAGATTGGAGATATGAGTTTATCGGTTCAAGCAAAAGTGTTAAGAGTTATTCAAGAAAAAGAAGTTGTACGTTTGGGCGGAGATAGGGTCATTCCCGTAGATATTAGAGTCATCGCGGCAACAAATGTAGATTTATGGGATGCGGTAAACGATGGGCGTTTTAGACAGGATTTATATTATCGAATTAATGTGTTAAGGGTGGATATACCATCCTTATCTGAGAGAGGTCAGGATGCTCTTCTTCTGACTGAGTTTTTCCTAAATAAGCTAAATCCCTCAATTCAGGTTAAAGAGGGGGCTTTAAAACCTTTATTAGATCATGACTGGCCCGGCAATGTACGGGAATTATATAATTTTGTCGAGCAAATTACGGTCCTTCAGGAAGATAATGCCTTAGATGAATCGGCTGTTCGCAAATTCTTGGCTTTCAGCGTCAAAGGAAACAAGGTATCTAATGCCAAAAGAATAGGCAACTTCTCCAAAAGGCTGACAGATGAAGAAATTTTAGAAACATTAGAACAGTGCCGCGGCAACCAGGCTATGACCTGTGAGATTTTAGGAATTAACCGTTCTACCCTTTGGCGGCGTTTGAAAAAGCTGGAGGTTAATTCCTAA
- a CDS encoding molybdopterin-dependent oxidoreductase — protein MKKILLKVNGTSRHVVADSNLTLLDLLRDKFHLTGTKQSCDKLGQCGACTVIVNGKAVRSCLLKVEKLDNAEVITVEGLGTPENPHLIQEAMVLSGAVQCGYCTPGIIMAAKALLDANPNPSTEEIKEALRHNLCRCTGYVKIIDAVKLAGRFIRNEISPDEVRPDPNGPMYGVSHPRPSGLAKACGTAQFTADIIIPGALELVTVQSPHPHALIKKIDYSSALSMPGVVGVMTAKDIMGTNRLKYTVADRPVLCEDKVRYIGDPVAVVAAVTRPQALEAARMVDVEYELLPVLNSPEEAMADGAIQLHDDRPNLCFIQPQIKGDAEKALTESTTVIEAHFTTQMNHQAPLEPEACVAYFEGEGNDAQLVVIGRSIFIHKHLSMLQEALGWKNMRYEEAYTGGQFGIKLEVTSEGIAAGAAIFFKRSVRYIPSLTESMLMTPKRHPFDMQVKLGADSTGRITAYKIDISVDNGAYHSNGDVIINRAMQMLSGAYNIPNVHAFSKLTYTNNPWGSAARGAGPPQAHFALECAVNMLADKLGIDPLTMRILNSLKPGQSKSTGSIVEQWPFPELCEAMRPHYERSLLESREHKKGVIRRGVGLGAGAFGIGGAGDRAVVKIELDSDNGVTIYAAVADPGEGSDSMLTQLAADGLGLPLNKIRLVTKNSDYAGATGPAAGSRMTYMVGGALVDAIKQLKQAMNDLGATTYQELKEAGRPVYYVGTKTTLETGSLDPKTGQGPSFESQVHALQLAEVEVNTETGNVRVLKMTTAVDSGPVINPQTYEGQLEGGADMGAGFALREQYIAGQTKDWVTFKFPSIRTSFEMESIIRETPRVHGTGKGSTGVGEMTMVPTAPAIISAIKDAIGIWICDLPATPDKIKAALDN, from the coding sequence TTGAAAAAAATACTTCTTAAAGTCAATGGCACTTCACGTCACGTGGTTGCCGACTCGAATTTAACCCTGCTTGACTTGCTTCGTGACAAATTCCATTTGACAGGAACCAAGCAATCCTGCGACAAGTTAGGTCAATGCGGTGCTTGCACGGTTATAGTCAACGGCAAGGCAGTCAGATCTTGTTTGTTAAAGGTTGAAAAACTGGATAACGCCGAGGTGATCACTGTTGAGGGCTTAGGCACTCCTGAGAATCCTCACCTTATACAAGAGGCTATGGTTTTATCTGGAGCCGTTCAGTGTGGTTACTGCACTCCCGGCATAATTATGGCTGCCAAGGCTTTATTAGATGCAAATCCAAATCCCAGTACAGAAGAGATAAAAGAAGCCCTACGTCACAACTTGTGTCGTTGTACAGGTTATGTCAAGATCATCGATGCTGTAAAGTTGGCAGGCCGGTTTATTCGGAATGAGATTTCACCCGATGAAGTACGACCTGATCCCAATGGCCCTATGTACGGTGTCTCTCATCCTCGCCCGTCAGGGTTGGCCAAAGCATGCGGCACAGCACAATTTACAGCGGATATTATCATTCCCGGAGCTCTGGAGTTAGTTACTGTACAAAGCCCACATCCTCATGCCTTAATTAAAAAGATAGACTATTCGTCCGCTTTAAGCATGCCCGGGGTAGTGGGCGTTATGACGGCAAAAGACATCATGGGCACTAATCGTTTGAAATACACTGTTGCCGACCGTCCCGTTCTCTGCGAAGACAAAGTACGCTATATCGGCGATCCTGTGGCAGTTGTAGCAGCAGTAACCCGCCCTCAGGCGTTGGAGGCCGCCAGGATGGTGGATGTGGAGTATGAACTGTTACCCGTATTGAATTCACCTGAAGAGGCAATGGCCGACGGAGCAATTCAACTGCATGATGATAGGCCAAATCTATGTTTTATTCAACCCCAGATAAAAGGTGATGCGGAAAAAGCTTTGACTGAATCGACAACGGTTATTGAAGCGCATTTCACCACTCAGATGAACCATCAAGCGCCCCTCGAGCCGGAGGCATGTGTCGCTTACTTTGAAGGCGAGGGTAATGATGCCCAGCTCGTTGTCATTGGACGCAGCATATTTATTCACAAACATCTGAGTATGCTTCAGGAGGCCCTTGGCTGGAAAAATATGCGCTACGAAGAAGCCTATACAGGCGGACAGTTCGGCATAAAATTGGAAGTTACCTCGGAGGGTATTGCTGCTGGTGCCGCCATATTCTTTAAGAGATCGGTTCGTTACATCCCCAGTCTGACAGAGTCAATGCTGATGACGCCGAAACGACATCCTTTCGATATGCAAGTTAAGCTTGGTGCAGATAGCACGGGCAGGATCACCGCCTATAAGATTGATATCAGTGTGGACAACGGTGCGTATCACTCAAATGGTGATGTGATCATCAACCGGGCAATGCAAATGCTTTCAGGCGCATATAACATACCCAATGTACACGCTTTTAGTAAATTGACTTACACGAATAATCCCTGGGGATCTGCAGCGCGGGGAGCAGGCCCGCCGCAAGCTCATTTTGCTTTGGAGTGCGCGGTTAATATGCTGGCGGATAAGCTGGGAATAGATCCATTGACTATGCGGATATTGAACTCTCTGAAGCCGGGTCAATCAAAGTCCACAGGCAGTATCGTAGAACAGTGGCCTTTCCCTGAACTCTGTGAAGCTATGCGTCCCCACTATGAACGAAGTCTCCTTGAGTCCAGGGAACATAAAAAGGGCGTAATCCGGCGTGGTGTCGGGCTGGGAGCTGGTGCATTTGGTATTGGGGGAGCCGGTGATCGAGCTGTTGTAAAAATAGAACTTGATTCCGACAACGGAGTAACTATCTATGCCGCTGTAGCCGATCCCGGCGAAGGAAGCGATTCAATGCTTACTCAGTTGGCTGCTGACGGTTTAGGATTACCTCTGAACAAAATTCGTCTAGTGACGAAAAATTCAGACTATGCCGGCGCCACAGGACCTGCAGCTGGCAGCCGAATGACTTACATGGTGGGAGGGGCTTTAGTAGACGCAATTAAACAGCTAAAACAGGCAATGAACGATTTAGGGGCGACTACTTATCAGGAACTTAAAGAAGCTGGGCGTCCGGTTTACTATGTTGGAACAAAGACTACTCTTGAAACCGGTTCACTGGATCCCAAAACTGGCCAAGGGCCTTCCTTTGAGTCTCAGGTTCATGCGTTACAATTAGCCGAAGTTGAGGTGAATACTGAAACGGGTAATGTTAGGGTTCTCAAGATGACCACCGCAGTGGACAGCGGACCGGTAATTAACCCTCAGACCTATGAAGGACAGCTTGAAGGCGGTGCAGATATGGGTGCTGGGTTTGCTCTTCGTGAACAGTATATTGCAGGCCAGACAAAAGACTGGGTAACATTTAAGTTTCCGAGTATAAGAACCTCATTCGAAATGGAGTCGATCATCAGAGAGACGCCTAGAGTGCATGGTACTGGTAAGGGGTCAACAGGAGTTGGTGAGATGACGATGGTCCCGACTGCTCCGGCGATTATTAGTGCCATTAAGGATGCAATAGGAATATGGATCTGCGACTTGCCGGCAACACCCGATAAGATTAAAGCAGCCTTGGACAATTAA
- a CDS encoding tripartite tricarboxylate transporter permease gives MNNLLMGLLNVVSPFNLLAVAAGTALGLFVGAMPGLSATMAIALLLPVTFGMDPATGICMLAALYMGAMYGGSITAILIRTPGTPAAAATIMDGYPMAQQGRAGKALGVSLTASLIGGVISSIALLTIAPILGKAALSFGPVELFAIAVLGMTIIGSLSSGSPIKGILSGVAGLLIAMVGMDPISGVPRFTFGTIYLFNGISYVVALIGLFSIPQALRLVEKDGGGPQKAASINDKMLPTWTEFKSMIVTILRSSLIGTFTGLIPGTGGDTACWFGYNEAKRFSKEKEKFGTGHPEGVAASEAANNAVVGGSLVPTITLGIPGSSATAILLGGLMVHGIMPGPTLMTDHADITFTLLWAVMLANIFMFLEGLVFTRAAVSVTKVPNKVLAPIIVILCVIGSFTINNSIDDVFVMIGFGILGYFMDKLNIPTAPMVVGMILGMMLDNTMRQSLLMSNGSWSIFLSSPLSVILLIIALISLLQATPIFAVLKKAFFKKNTPQLGGK, from the coding sequence ATGAATAATTTACTGATGGGCTTATTAAACGTTGTATCGCCTTTCAATCTTTTAGCGGTTGCTGCAGGAACTGCTTTAGGGCTATTCGTAGGAGCCATGCCAGGCCTTTCAGCTACCATGGCCATTGCCTTGCTCCTGCCGGTAACCTTTGGCATGGATCCGGCCACCGGAATTTGTATGCTGGCTGCCCTGTATATGGGAGCAATGTACGGCGGGTCAATTACAGCTATCCTCATCCGAACCCCCGGAACTCCAGCAGCAGCGGCAACAATCATGGATGGCTATCCAATGGCCCAGCAAGGTCGTGCCGGAAAGGCCTTGGGTGTATCCTTAACAGCTTCTTTAATTGGCGGAGTTATCAGCAGCATTGCTCTCTTAACCATTGCTCCAATCTTAGGGAAGGCAGCTCTGTCCTTTGGGCCCGTAGAGTTATTTGCTATAGCAGTTCTCGGCATGACAATTATCGGCTCCCTTTCTTCCGGTTCACCCATCAAAGGGATTCTTTCCGGAGTAGCCGGATTGTTAATAGCCATGGTAGGGATGGACCCTATCTCGGGAGTACCCCGGTTCACCTTTGGGACCATCTATCTTTTTAACGGAATCTCCTATGTTGTTGCTTTAATCGGCCTTTTCTCAATTCCCCAAGCTCTCCGGCTTGTAGAAAAGGATGGGGGAGGACCACAGAAGGCTGCCTCCATTAACGATAAAATGCTGCCAACCTGGACAGAATTCAAGTCCATGATTGTCACAATTCTGCGCTCCAGTCTGATTGGTACCTTTACAGGATTGATTCCCGGAACAGGCGGGGATACAGCTTGCTGGTTCGGATATAACGAAGCCAAACGTTTCTCCAAAGAAAAAGAAAAGTTTGGAACAGGCCATCCTGAAGGTGTTGCCGCTTCAGAAGCAGCGAATAATGCGGTTGTCGGAGGATCCTTGGTTCCGACCATCACTTTGGGGATTCCGGGAAGTTCTGCCACTGCTATCCTCTTAGGCGGCCTCATGGTTCATGGCATAATGCCCGGGCCAACCCTTATGACGGATCACGCGGACATCACCTTTACTCTGCTTTGGGCAGTTATGCTTGCCAATATTTTTATGTTTTTGGAAGGCCTTGTCTTTACTCGAGCTGCAGTTTCTGTGACCAAAGTGCCCAATAAAGTCCTGGCGCCGATTATCGTCATTCTCTGTGTTATTGGCTCCTTTACCATCAACAACAGTATTGATGATGTGTTTGTGATGATCGGTTTTGGAATTTTGGGTTACTTCATGGATAAGCTCAATATCCCTACAGCTCCTATGGTCGTCGGGATGATTTTAGGAATGATGCTGGATAACACCATGCGCCAGTCATTGCTGATGAGCAACGGCAGCTGGTCCATTTTCTTATCATCACCTCTCTCCGTGATTTTGCTGATCATTGCCTTGATATCTCTCCTTCAAGCTACACCGATTTTTGCTGTGCTGAAAAAAGCTTTCTTCAAGAAAAACACTCCTCAGCTTGGTGGAAAGTAA
- a CDS encoding tripartite tricarboxylate transporter TctB family protein yields MRNLAKHGIASAVALIFAIVFYVNSYKLPQDAASLPRILAWLIILLALAMFAEAVYKERKTVNPSQDPALTSPESPEPQEPIHVFRVFVFAAFIVVYVALIEPLGYFLVTPVFVIGALAYLKSTKLWKSVLIALGFTAFCYFLFVAFLKLPIPMGLMS; encoded by the coding sequence ATGAGAAATTTGGCCAAACACGGAATCGCTTCCGCCGTGGCCTTAATTTTTGCGATTGTCTTTTATGTGAATTCTTATAAGCTGCCTCAAGATGCGGCAAGCTTACCCCGCATACTTGCTTGGCTGATTATCCTATTAGCTCTGGCAATGTTCGCAGAAGCTGTTTATAAAGAACGAAAAACAGTCAATCCCTCTCAAGATCCTGCCCTAACTTCCCCTGAATCTCCTGAACCTCAAGAACCCATTCATGTTTTTCGAGTTTTTGTATTTGCGGCCTTCATTGTGGTTTATGTGGCTCTCATAGAACCCTTAGGATATTTTCTTGTAACTCCTGTGTTCGTTATAGGGGCACTGGCCTATCTTAAGTCAACCAAGCTTTGGAAATCAGTGCTCATAGCCCTTGGCTTTACAGCTTTCTGCTATTTTCTTTTTGTTGCGTTTCTTAAATTGCCAATTCCAATGGGACTTATGTCTTAA